A genomic stretch from Myripristis murdjan chromosome 12, fMyrMur1.1, whole genome shotgun sequence includes:
- the LOC115368746 gene encoding zinc finger protein OZF-like: protein MKTEADGEEPARNSDPAADFQATSEGQLLSSHSSEAETDDSDDWEESREPQSGSNPQSELLFSDDGSDDAEKPSSCSVSKNTGEKLWSCSLCGQSFTRKETLTRHVKMHKGEKPFSCSVCGKSFAHKQHFNTHMRVHTGEKPFHCSVCGKGFANNNSCKRHTRIHTGEKPFNCSLCGKGFTLKQTFIVHTRIHTGEKPVSCSVCGKAFTHISNCKKHMTIHTAEKPFSCSVCGKGFTQKRNFNTHMRMHTGEKPFSCSVCGKGFANQNCCRKHMRIHTGEKVFNCSVCGKSFIDQNYCRKHMRIHTVEKQFICTVCGKGFTENYQHKIHMRIHTGEKPFSCSVCSKRFTDKNNHKRHMRVHTGEKPFNCSICGKGYTTEQNVRKHERVCVRAAGEAAELQVEHLNTAHTD from the coding sequence atgaaaacagaagctGATGGAGAGGAACCAGCCAGGAACTCAGATCCAGCTGCTGATTTCCAAGCAACTAGTGAGGGCCAGCTCCTCTCTTCACACTCTTCTGAAGCTGagactgatgacagtgatgactgggaggagagcagagagcctcagtcaggttcaaacccacagagtgAACTCCTTTTCAGTGATGATGGATCTGATGATGCAGAGAAAccatcttcctgctctgtgagcaagaacacaggagagaaactgtGGAGCTGCTCTCTATGTGGTCAAAGCTTTACACGAAAAGAAACTTTAACCAGACATGTGAAGATGCACAagggagagaaaccattcagctgctcagtctgtggtaaaagttttgcacataaacaacacttcaacacacacatgagagTTCATACCggagagaaaccatttcacTGCTCTGTCTGCGGTAAAGGTTTTGCAAATAACAATAGCTGCAAAAGACACACAAGAATTCACAccggagagaaaccattcaactgctcactctgtggtaaaggtttCACGCTGAAACAAACCTTCATTGTACACACAAGAATTcatacaggagagaaaccagTTAGCTGCTCTGTCTGCGGTAAAGCTTTTACACATATTAGTAACTGCAAAAAACACATGACAATCCACACCGcagagaaaccattcagctgctctgtctgtggtaaaggttttacacagaaacgaaacttcaacacacacatgagaatGCACACCggagagaaacctttcagctgctcTGTCTGCGGTAAAGGATTTGCAAATCAAAATTGCTGCAGAAAACAtatgagaatccacacaggagagaaagtaTTTAACTGCTCTGTCTGTGGTAAAAGTTTTATAGATCAAAATTACTGCAGAAAACATATGAGAATCCACACAGTAGAGAAACAATTCATCTGCACTGTCTGTGGTAAAGGTTTTACAGAGAATTatcaacacaaaatacacatgagaattcacacaggagagaaaccattcagctgctctGTCTGCAGTAAAAGatttacagataaaaataaccacaaaagacacatgagagtccacacaggagagaaaccattcaacTGCTCCATCTGTGGTAAAGGTTATACCACAGagcaaaatgtcagaaaacacgagcgagtgtgtgtgagagcagcaggtgaagctgcagagctgcaggttgAACATCTGAACACTGCTCACACAGACTAA